TTTGAAACAAGAGTTGTAATTAATGAGGCAAAAGTTTGGGGGTGTGATATAGGATATGGTTGGCTTGATCTCagcttttaaattttgtttatttactgTCTGATTTTGTATTGCAGATTGAAGAACTTGCTAAGATGATTCAAAAGGTACTCTCTTTTGTATTCctagtaatttatttttgcatGTTTCTTGTTGTTTTAAAAGTATCTTGAAGAAGGTGGGTTTTATGTTTGCAGAGTAAGCATCTAGTGGTCTTCACAGGTGCAGGCATCTCAACTTCTTGTGGTATACCTGATTTCAGAGGCCCCAAAGGCATTTGGACATTGCAAGTCAGTTATCTGTTTTTATTCCACCTTGTTATCATCATTGCTTAAGAAGCATCATCTCCTAGTAACTTACACTTTGTGGTTCCATGTTGATTTGGGTTTCAGCGTGAGGGCAAAGATCTACCAAAAGCATCTCTGCCGTTTCATCGTGCGATGCCGAGCATGACTCATATGGCTTTGGTTGAGTTAGAAAGAGCTGGCATTCTAAAGTTTGTCATCAGTCAGGTAAATTATTCTTCTTTCGTCTTACTTAAATGACTGATCACTGAAAGGATCTTGTTGTCTtcataaaaattattagaatgTGGATGGGTTGCATCTTCGATCTGGGATACCAAGAGAGAAGCTCTCTGAACTGCATGGAGACTCTTTTATGGAGATGTGCCCATCATGTGGAGCTGAGTAAGACAAAACATACATATGCTAttccctctttctctctcttagATGGTAACAGCCTTTCTGAACTTTTCTGAAGGTACCTGCGTGATTTCGAGGTGGAAACTATTGGATTAAAAGAGACTTCGAGAAAGTGCTCTAATGCAAAGTGTGGTGCTAAACTTAAAGATACGGTCTTAGATTGGGAGGTGAGTTTTCTTCTCCCTTTTAATACAAACGCTTTGATCTCAACCTTGTTGTGTAAGACTCTTAAATAGCTATAATCTGTGTCTCTTTatgcttctttctttttgtgttaGGATGCTTTACCTCCAAAAGAGCTTGATCCTGCAGAGAAACACTGCAAAAGGGCTGATCTTGTACTATGTTTGGGTACCAGGTAACTAATGACTCTTAAGAACTCCCATGTTTAGAATCTCTTTAATCATTTATTGAGTGACTAAACTGCCTAAACTGGATTTTTCTTCATGAGCcttactccttttttttttgcagtttgcAGATAACCCCAGCTTGCAACTTGCCTCTCAAGTGTCTCAGGGGTGGAGGCAAGATTGTCATTGTTAATCTTCAGGTAAAATCATCTCTTTTgttcatgtgtatatatatatggaaggATGTAGACTAATTATATTCGTCTTTACAGAAAACCCCAAAGGACAAGAAAGCAGACGTAGTGATTCACGGTTTTGTTGATAAGGTAATAGattttaacctctttaaatatatacagatatttttctaaaattgttGCCAAAACCTAAGTATATAGCAGATTACTTACCTTCAGAACCGTGCTCAAATTTGTGTCtttataaagatatataattcttttgatGTTGCAGGTGGTTGCAGGGGTCATGGAATCACTCAACATGCAGATTCCTCCATATGTCAGAATTGATCTTTTCCAGATAATACTTAACCAATCCTTAAGCAGAGGTGTAACCACCAGCTACCAAAATTTGATCATGAATCTTTTACTCTCCTTAACTCGCTTTTCATAGTATTATTCACTTCACATGTTTTTCGTTTCTGTTTATACAGATGAAAGGTACATTAACTGGACACTTCGTGTTGCAAGTGTTCATGGATTGGCTTCTCAGCTACCCTTCATCGAATCAGTTGAGGTGAAGTGTTAATAAACTAACTGTATCTCCTAAATGGTGTTTGTGTGAGCGTTTctga
This genomic stretch from Raphanus sativus cultivar WK10039 chromosome 3, ASM80110v3, whole genome shotgun sequence harbors:
- the LOC108844671 gene encoding NAD-dependent protein deacetylase SRT1, which produces MSLGYAEKLSFIEDVGQVGMAEFFDPSHVLQCKIEELAKMIQKSKHLVVFTGAGISTSCGIPDFRGPKGIWTLQREGKDLPKASLPFHRAMPSMTHMALVELERAGILKFVISQNVDGLHLRSGIPREKLSELHGDSFMEMCPSCGAEYLRDFEVETIGLKETSRKCSNAKCGAKLKDTVLDWEDALPPKELDPAEKHCKRADLVLCLGTSLQITPACNLPLKCLRGGGKIVIVNLQKTPKDKKADVVIHGFVDKVVAGVMESLNMQIPPYVRIDLFQIILNQSLSRDERYINWTLRVASVHGLASQLPFIESVEISFSDNNKFKDAVLDEQPFIIKRRTTEAETFDIFLIINYSDGCDSLSTKITIPFKYEVSREEHEEMIDKEAVLQSLREKAVEESSCGQSGVVERRVVSEPRSEVIVYATVTNLRTFHCQQSVLANNGDLKWKMEGCGTSRKRSRTGKRKPRA